TTTTTTTGTAAATGGGCGCGTTAGATTTGCTTTCCTGTTGAATGGTCACACCCAACCCTTTAAGTATTTGCTTTACCAAAGAACTTTTGCTTTCGGGGATATTGACAACTAGCCTTTCCATAATAACAAATTTATAAAAATTCTACTAAATAATCACCTGTAACAAAAAAACCGTAAACCCAACATACGTTGAACTTACGGTCATTCGTTTTCAGTACAGAGAACGGGGTCTTTTTAGAACTGTTGATGAGCTTCTTAAAGATTTTAAAATCAATAACATCGAAAAAGAGTGAGAAATGAGTTATTAGTTGTGGGATTTTTTTAGAACATCTAGACTTTCAAAATTTGGAGGGAAGAGGGAGATTCCCTACCGCCAAGGAGTTTCAGGCCCGCTGGAGACTGACCTCTGGGTTAAAAAAAGTCGATAAAGTGATATATCTCGTCGAAATTGGGCAAGAGTGTTCTGTATAATATCCTTAGCTTTGGATAATATTTCACGCCATTTTATAAACCACGTTTTCAGAACAAAATTTCAGAAAACTGATTTCATACCAAGACTGAAAAGTAAGAAGAGAATCCAATGAAAAGAAGAAGTGTAATAAAAGCCCTGGGAATAGCAATACCCGCCCTTTGGCTGAGCAGGTCGGCCGCTGGTTCAGGTTTGCGCACCCTGCATGCCAATGCTCCGATTGCCAAAGCCAACTTTAAGCCAGATTGGAAGTCGCTCGAGCAGTACCGGGTTCCCGACTGGTTCCGTGATGCAAAATTCGGTATCTGGGCACACTGGGGTCCTCAATGCCAGCCAGAAAGAGGCGATTGGTACGCCAGGGGTATGTATCAGGAAGGAAGCGATCAGTACAAATACCATGTGCAAAAGTACGGGCACCCATCCAAGTTTGGCTTTAAGGATGTGATCAATGAGTGGAAGGCTGATAAATGGGACCCCGAATCGCTATTAGATCTTTATAAGCGCGCGGGTGCCCAGTATTTTGTTGCACTGGCCAACCATCATGACAATATGGACCTCTACGATAGCAGCCATCAGCCGTGGAATGCCGTTAAGATGGGGCCGAAAAAGGACCTGATGGCGGGCTGGGCGAAAGCGGCAAAGAAACGGGGTTTACGTTTCGGTGCAAGCGTACACGCTGCACATGCCTGGACATGGTACGAGACCGCTCAACGGGCAGACAAAAAAGGGACGCTGAAGGGTGTTCCCTATGACGGAAAAGTAACCGAATCTGACGGAAAGGGTAAATGGTGGGAAGGATTTGACCCGCAGGACCTCTATGCACAGAATCATCCCCTGAGTGAGAATAGCCTGGACGACGGGATGATTCACCGGCAGTGGCATTGGGGCGAGGGCGTCAATGTTCCTACGAAGAACTATTGTGATACTTTTCATGACCGGACTGTCGAACTGATCGATAAGTATGCGCCTGACCTGGTGTACTTTGATGATACGGCCCTGCCTTTGTGGCCCATCGATGATGCCGGACTCCGGATTGCCGCCCATTATTACAACACCAATCAGCAAAAACATAAGGGCAAGCTGGAGGCGGTTATAAATGGGAAAATTCTGGATGAACAGCAACGTAAATGCATGGTGTGGGATATCGAACGCGGGCAGAGCAACCAGATCGAGGAAGATCCCTGGCAGACCTGTACATGCATCGGCGCCTGGCATTATGACAGGCGGATCTATGATAATAAAAGCTATAAGAGCGCGAAGACCGTTATCCATATGTTGGTTGATGTGGTCAGTAAAAACGGGAATCTGTTACTGAGCGTTCCCCTTCGAGGAGACGGTTCTATTGATTCGGAGGCGCAGAAAACCGTTGAGGGCATTGCTTCCTGGATGGACGTTAACAGCGAGTCCATCATCGGTACCAGACCCTGGAAGCTTTTCGGGGAAGGGCCTGCGATGGAAGGTGCCGCGCCGCTTTCTGCCCAGGGTTTCAATGAAGGAAAAAACAAGCCTTTCACCGCGCAGGATATACGATTTACGACTAAGGGTGATGTGCTGTATGCCATTGTCATGGGATGGCCAGAGGCGGAAAACCTGTTGGTCAAAAGCCTAACAGCTAACAACCGCAGGGTTAAAAGCGTAACGTTTGTGGGAACAAATGAAAAGCTGAAATTCAAACAGACAGCCGATGGTCTTGAGGTCACATGGCCGCAGGTTGCAGATGGAAGCCAGCCTGCATATGTACTAAAGATCAGCTGATCTTTATGGTGTTAAATTCCTGAATTAGTTAATTGGTTCATAATGGTTGGTGTGCCCCGGAAGGGGCACACTGTTTTTGAGGGCCCCACTTCGCTTCAAGAGTCATACGCATCAAAGAAAAGTAAAGCGATTTCATGTTCCTGCTTTAGGTTGGAAATGGAATGCCTTCTAACCTTGCGCTGCAAACGGTGATGAAGCAGTCTGGCAAAAAATATCGATAGATCTAAAATATCGATAAAGTGCAATAAATAGTCGAAAAAGGGATCAAATAAGTGGAGTAAAAGCAGTTACCTTTGATTATTGTGTAAAACCGATTTAAAACTGCTGATACCTTATATAGCTAATTCCTGATATTCAATATTTTATCCGGTCAGCCAAGCATTTTTTGGCGGGAAAGCCTTTGCAGTTACCAATGTATTTATTGTCTTTTTGACACTAATAGGAAAACAGGGATGCCCTTAAAACTAAATATATGATTACCAGAAGAAACAACTGCATACGTTATGGATGATACCGTTTACGTTAATCCTGTAACCAAATTTTAAACCGATAAAATGATATCCCGATAGATGGCCTGCGAAGCCTTTACCGGGTAGGCTAACCGCTAATACCTCTCCCAACGGCATCCAGAATGGGCGGTAGGGACAAATAATAACCAAAACTAAAATCTGATGGAAAAAATAAACTATTCCACATCGCTCAGACAGGGCATGATGTCTATCCTGCTGCTATGCTGGTGCGTAATATTGGCCCATGGTCAGCAGACGCACGACCTTTCGGGACAGGTGACCGATACCAAGGGCGCGCCCTTGCCGGGAGCGAGCGTAACAGTGAAGGGCTCCCCGCAAGCAATTTCCACTAATAACGAGGGCCGCTTCAGCCTCAAACTTTCCACCATACCGGCTACTTTGGTGGTCACCTTTACAGGCTTTGAAAGAAAAGAAGTCCATGTAACGGAACAGAAGACACTGACCATTCCGCTGGTGGAACTGGCGGCAGATCTCGATGAGGTCGTTGTTGTCGGTTACGGTACCCAGAAGAAAGTGA
This Olivibacter sp. SDN3 DNA region includes the following protein-coding sequences:
- a CDS encoding alpha-L-fucosidase, whose protein sequence is MKRRSVIKALGIAIPALWLSRSAAGSGLRTLHANAPIAKANFKPDWKSLEQYRVPDWFRDAKFGIWAHWGPQCQPERGDWYARGMYQEGSDQYKYHVQKYGHPSKFGFKDVINEWKADKWDPESLLDLYKRAGAQYFVALANHHDNMDLYDSSHQPWNAVKMGPKKDLMAGWAKAAKKRGLRFGASVHAAHAWTWYETAQRADKKGTLKGVPYDGKVTESDGKGKWWEGFDPQDLYAQNHPLSENSLDDGMIHRQWHWGEGVNVPTKNYCDTFHDRTVELIDKYAPDLVYFDDTALPLWPIDDAGLRIAAHYYNTNQQKHKGKLEAVINGKILDEQQRKCMVWDIERGQSNQIEEDPWQTCTCIGAWHYDRRIYDNKSYKSAKTVIHMLVDVVSKNGNLLLSVPLRGDGSIDSEAQKTVEGIASWMDVNSESIIGTRPWKLFGEGPAMEGAAPLSAQGFNEGKNKPFTAQDIRFTTKGDVLYAIVMGWPEAENLLVKSLTANNRRVKSVTFVGTNEKLKFKQTADGLEVTWPQVADGSQPAYVLKIS